The following coding sequences lie in one Acidobacteriota bacterium genomic window:
- a CDS encoding S9 family peptidase — protein MTTRSRVFMKSAAGPLLLSLLLIVLVIPGCSPKSDTAVQPPVAAKKPVELTAHGHTRIDEYFWLRERENPEVIAYLEAENAYTQAAMKHTEVLQSKLFDEIVGRIQAVDMSVPYRKNEYYYYTRFEEGGEYPLHCRKKGSLDAPEEILLDVPAMAEGQAYFHVAGLSVSPDNRLLAFGTDTVSRRLYTLQIKNLETGEILPERMINTSGSAAWADDNATFFYTVKDPTTLRTFRIMRHVLGTDPSDDVEVFAENDETFSAGVYRTKSDAYIMIASMSTLSNEFRFLETGRPAGEFKIVQPRERNLEYSVEHLGNVFYILTNDKAENFRLVSAPVSRPGKAHWTEVIPHRPDVLIQGIEVFKDYLVVGERKAGLTHMRVIRWKDRSEHHLDFGEETYAVFPSQNPEIETEVVRYRYTSLTTPMSVFDYNMRTQEKTLLKQDEVVGGYDPSAYHAERFHAAAADGIEVPISLVYRKDLKTDGPQPLLLYGYGSYGASTDPTFSSVRLSLLDHGFIYAIAHIRGGQEMGRAWYEDGKLLNKKNTFTDFIACAEHLIDRQYTEPGKLFAMGGSAGGLLMGAVVNMRPELFRGVIAAVPWVDVITTMLDSSIPLTTSEYDEWGNPNDKEYYDYMLSYSPYDNVEAKDYPAMLVTTGLHDSQVQYWEPAKWVARMRALKTGDAPLFLWTNFDAGHGGASGRFQRFRETAMEYAFLLDRAGIRE, from the coding sequence ATGACAACACGGTCCAGAGTCTTTATGAAAAGTGCGGCGGGGCCTCTCCTGCTGTCGCTGCTTCTCATTGTCCTCGTCATTCCCGGATGCTCGCCGAAGAGCGATACGGCCGTTCAGCCTCCCGTTGCAGCCAAGAAACCCGTTGAACTGACCGCGCACGGACACACCCGGATCGACGAGTACTTCTGGCTCCGGGAAAGGGAGAATCCCGAGGTCATCGCCTACCTCGAGGCGGAAAACGCCTATACCCAGGCTGCGATGAAGCATACCGAAGTGCTCCAATCCAAGCTCTTCGATGAAATCGTGGGCCGCATCCAAGCCGTCGACATGTCCGTTCCTTATCGCAAAAATGAGTATTATTACTACACCCGGTTCGAAGAAGGCGGCGAGTATCCTCTGCACTGCCGGAAAAAAGGCAGCCTGGACGCTCCGGAGGAGATCCTGCTCGATGTCCCCGCCATGGCCGAAGGGCAGGCTTATTTTCACGTCGCCGGGCTTTCGGTCAGCCCGGACAACCGGCTCCTGGCCTTCGGAACCGACACCGTAAGCCGCCGCCTCTATACGCTGCAGATCAAGAACCTGGAGACGGGAGAGATCCTGCCGGAACGCATGATCAACACCTCGGGTTCGGCGGCCTGGGCCGACGACAACGCCACGTTTTTCTACACGGTCAAGGACCCGACAACCCTCCGCACTTTCAGGATCATGCGCCACGTCCTGGGAACCGATCCTTCCGACGATGTCGAGGTTTTTGCCGAAAACGACGAGACCTTCAGTGCCGGAGTCTACCGGACCAAGTCCGACGCCTACATCATGATCGCCTCGATGAGCACGCTGTCCAACGAATTCCGCTTTCTTGAAACCGGACGTCCCGCAGGAGAATTCAAGATCGTCCAGCCCCGGGAGCGCAATCTCGAATACAGCGTGGAACATCTGGGGAATGTCTTCTACATCCTGACCAACGACAAGGCGGAGAATTTCCGCCTGGTGTCGGCCCCCGTGTCGCGGCCGGGCAAGGCCCACTGGACCGAGGTCATCCCCCATCGCCCGGATGTCCTGATCCAGGGCATCGAGGTTTTCAAGGACTATCTGGTTGTCGGAGAAAGGAAGGCGGGATTGACCCACATGCGCGTCATCCGCTGGAAGGACCGCTCCGAGCACCATCTCGATTTCGGCGAGGAAACCTACGCCGTCTTTCCCTCCCAGAACCCGGAAATCGAAACCGAAGTCGTCCGCTACAGGTACACATCCCTGACGACGCCCATGTCCGTCTTCGATTACAACATGAGAACGCAGGAGAAGACCCTCCTCAAGCAGGACGAGGTCGTCGGCGGCTACGATCCCTCCGCCTACCACGCCGAGCGCTTTCACGCGGCGGCGGCCGATGGAATCGAAGTGCCGATCTCTCTCGTCTACCGGAAAGATCTCAAGACCGACGGCCCCCAACCCCTCCTTCTCTATGGATACGGTTCCTACGGAGCCAGCACCGACCCCACATTCAGCTCGGTGCGTCTGAGTCTTCTCGACCACGGGTTCATTTACGCCATCGCCCATATCCGCGGCGGCCAGGAGATGGGCCGGGCCTGGTATGAGGACGGCAAGCTCCTCAACAAAAAGAACACCTTCACCGATTTCATCGCCTGCGCCGAGCATCTCATCGACAGACAATACACCGAACCCGGCAAGCTCTTCGCCATGGGCGGAAGCGCCGGCGGGCTTCTCATGGGCGCCGTCGTCAATATGCGCCCGGAGCTTTTCCGCGGCGTCATCGCCGCCGTGCCCTGGGTCGATGTCATCACGACCATGCTGGACAGTTCCATCCCCCTCACGACGAGCGAATACGACGAATGGGGAAATCCGAATGACAAGGAATACTACGACTACATGCTGTCCTACTCGCCCTATGACAATGTCGAGGCCAAGGACTATCCGGCCATGCTGGTCACGACCGGTCTTCACGATTCCCAGGTCCAGTACTGGGAACCGGCCAAGTGGGTGGCCCGGATGCGGGCCCTGAAAACCGGCGATGCTCCCCTGTTCCTGTGGACCAATTTCGACGCCGGACACGGCGGCGCATCGGGCCGTTTTCAGCGTTTTCGCGAAACGGCCATGGAATACGCTTTTCTACTCGACCGGGCGGGAATCCGGGAGTGA
- the pyk gene encoding pyruvate kinase — translation MRKTKIVCTIGPASRSPETLRRLILAGMNVARLNFSHGTHREHGEVIARLRRLSRRLGRPVAVLQDLAGPKIRIGPIDSGSIMLEPGAEFTLTSRKVTGDEREVSVNYRAMPAEVRKGDVLLLSDGALELEVLSVKDRDIRCRVIIGGPLSSFKGINLPTRTLQTPSLTAKDKVDLVFGIQNGVDFVAMSFVRKASDIAAARRHMKRHGEEIPVIAKIEKHEALDNLDAIVEVADGIMVARGDLGVEIPFEKIPRIQKLLIRKSGRAGIPVITATQMLRSMVDAPRPTRAEVTDVANAIFDGTDAVMLSEETAVGRYPVQSAAVMSRIAEEAERTPSLGLRPGAEDLDTPVSLPGAVARAACGLAADIRAAAIITFTHSGGTARLVSRCRPECSIIAHTPLEQTRNRLALSWGVIPVLGESMTDTDAMVASALTSARKTGLVRKGQTVVITAGVPLGVPGTTNLIKAEQVP, via the coding sequence ATGAGAAAAACCAAAATCGTCTGCACCATCGGCCCGGCCTCGAGATCGCCGGAAACCTTGAGGCGTCTGATCCTGGCCGGGATGAATGTCGCCCGTCTTAATTTTTCCCACGGCACTCACCGGGAGCACGGGGAGGTCATTGCGCGGTTGCGCCGTCTATCCCGGCGGCTCGGCCGGCCGGTGGCCGTTCTTCAGGACCTGGCCGGGCCGAAAATCCGCATCGGTCCCATCGATTCCGGATCGATCATGCTTGAGCCGGGCGCCGAGTTCACGTTGACGTCCCGAAAGGTGACGGGAGACGAGCGGGAGGTTTCGGTCAATTACCGGGCCATGCCCGCCGAAGTTCGGAAAGGGGATGTTCTCCTTCTCAGCGACGGGGCCCTGGAACTCGAAGTGCTGTCCGTCAAGGATCGGGACATTCGCTGCCGGGTCATTATCGGAGGGCCTCTCAGTTCTTTCAAAGGCATCAATTTGCCCACCCGGACGCTTCAAACCCCCAGCCTAACGGCGAAAGACAAAGTCGATTTGGTTTTCGGGATCCAAAACGGGGTCGACTTTGTGGCCATGTCTTTTGTTCGAAAAGCGTCGGATATCGCCGCAGCCCGAAGACACATGAAGCGTCACGGTGAAGAGATTCCGGTGATCGCCAAGATCGAAAAGCACGAGGCCCTGGATAACCTGGACGCCATTGTCGAGGTCGCCGACGGAATCATGGTCGCACGGGGCGATCTGGGCGTGGAAATTCCGTTTGAAAAAATTCCCCGGATCCAAAAACTTCTCATCCGGAAATCCGGCCGGGCCGGAATTCCTGTTATCACGGCCACCCAGATGCTGCGTTCCATGGTCGATGCCCCCCGCCCGACCCGGGCCGAAGTGACCGACGTCGCCAATGCCATTTTCGATGGAACGGACGCCGTCATGCTTTCCGAGGAGACCGCCGTCGGCCGCTATCCCGTCCAATCCGCGGCCGTGATGAGCCGCATCGCCGAGGAAGCCGAGCGGACACCCTCGCTCGGTCTCCGGCCCGGCGCGGAAGATCTCGATACCCCTGTTTCCCTGCCGGGGGCCGTGGCCCGCGCCGCCTGCGGTCTCGCGGCCGACATTCGGGCCGCCGCGATCATCACATTCACCCATTCGGGCGGCACGGCCCGGCTTGTCTCCCGTTGCCGTCCGGAATGCTCGATCATCGCCCATACCCCCCTGGAACAGACGCGCAACCGGCTGGCCTTGAGCTGGGGCGTCATTCCTGTTCTGGGAGAATCCATGACGGATACCGACGCCATGGTCGCTTCGGCTTTGACCTCGGCCCGGAAAACCGGTCTGGTCCGGAAAGGGCAGACCGTCGTTATCACAGCCGGGGTTCCCCTGGGAGTCCCCGGCACGACGAATCTCATCAAGGCTGAACAGGTTCCCTAA